From one Ooceraea biroi isolate clonal line C1 chromosome 7, Obir_v5.4, whole genome shotgun sequence genomic stretch:
- the LOC113562257 gene encoding putative odorant receptor 83c: MDSYLSLQIITEGSNLSIPRLSYTTSAFFIIFGYMCVYCILGEFLVIQCDGIYDAVCQYEWYNLKPKQAKNFLNIIMETRRPLHLTAGKLFPMTIATLCNLLRTSGGYISVLLAHHT, translated from the exons ATGGATTCTTATTTGTCTCTGCAA ataataACAGAAGGTAGCAATCTTTCTATTCCACGACTGTCTTACACCACGTCAGCTTTCTTTATTATCTTCGGATATATGTGTGTTTACTGCATATTAGGAGAATTTTTAGTTATTCAG TGCGACGGGATTTACGATGCTGTTTGCCAGTACGAATGGTACAATTTAAAGCCCAAACAAGCGAAAAATTTTCTGAACATAATAATGGAAACTAGAAGACCACTGCACCTTACTGCAGGAAAACTCTTCCCTATGACAATAGCTACGTTATGTAAC TTATTACGAACTTCCGGCGGCTACATATCAGTTCTTTTGGCACATCatacttaa